One window from the genome of Armatimonadota bacterium encodes:
- a CDS encoding tripartite tricarboxylate transporter TctB family protein, translating into MRRAVRLGEAAAGVVLAAAGVYAAAAGSAFPRLAGGYPGPGLFPQILGLLLVACGIAVVWGARGPTAEAGRGYERRGLLHAAEAVVAVVVYIAVVNRLGFVPTVGILLTLLMARLGVSLARAVPVAFGLAVGLYLLFGRLLRVPLPPGLLS; encoded by the coding sequence GTGCGTCGCGCGGTGCGGTTAGGGGAGGCGGCCGCGGGAGTGGTGCTGGCGGCGGCGGGTGTTTACGCGGCGGCCGCGGGCTCTGCGTTTCCCCGCCTTGCCGGAGGCTATCCGGGCCCCGGGCTGTTCCCCCAGATTCTGGGGCTGCTGCTGGTGGCCTGCGGGATCGCGGTCGTGTGGGGCGCCCGGGGCCCGACTGCGGAGGCAGGCCGCGGGTACGAGCGCAGGGGACTCCTCCACGCGGCAGAGGCGGTGGTGGCGGTGGTGGTCTACATCGCCGTCGTGAACCGGCTCGGGTTCGTCCCCACGGTGGGCATCCTACTGACCTTACTCATGGCCAGGCTTGGTGTCAGCCTCGCTCGGGCAGTTCCTGTCGCCTTCGGGCTCGCGGTGGGCCTGTACCTGCTCTTCGGCCGGCTCCTGCGGGTGCCCCTGCCCCCCGGCCTGCTGAGTTGA
- a CDS encoding tripartite tricarboxylate transporter substrate binding protein, whose translation MRKVQAEGWLRVLVVAVAIGWVTTGVAVAYPTKPLTIIVPWSPGGGTDRTARALAVVLEKEFRYPVGVVNRTGGGGVVGHMATATAEADGHTLGMITIEITMMSWLGLTHLTFADYRPIALLINNRAGITVRADAPWKTYRELVAYVRANPGRLKASGTAAGGIWDLARVGWLLAAGLTPDHVKWVPSAGAAAALQELVAGGVDICTCSPAEALPLVQAGRARVLAVMADRRWPPLPNVPTLKELGVDFEIGGWAGLAAPKGIPDSVAAALDAAVGRAVRSPEFAEFIRTSGFWFDYKNSQEFSRFLAKEHVKNGKLLREGGFVTR comes from the coding sequence GTGAGAAAGGTGCAGGCGGAAGGCTGGCTGCGCGTGCTGGTCGTCGCGGTCGCGATCGGGTGGGTGACGACGGGGGTGGCGGTGGCGTATCCTACGAAGCCGCTCACCATCATCGTCCCATGGTCTCCGGGCGGGGGAACCGACCGGACGGCCCGAGCCCTCGCGGTGGTCCTGGAGAAGGAATTCCGCTACCCGGTAGGTGTCGTAAACCGCACTGGGGGAGGTGGCGTGGTGGGCCACATGGCCACGGCCACCGCGGAGGCGGACGGCCACACGTTGGGCATGATCACCATCGAGATCACGATGATGAGCTGGCTGGGCCTGACGCACCTCACTTTTGCCGACTACAGGCCCATCGCGCTGCTCATCAACAACCGGGCGGGCATCACCGTCCGGGCTGACGCGCCCTGGAAGACGTACCGGGAGCTCGTGGCGTACGTGCGGGCGAATCCGGGGCGCTTGAAGGCCTCCGGGACTGCCGCCGGCGGCATCTGGGACTTGGCCCGGGTCGGTTGGCTGCTGGCCGCGGGGCTGACCCCTGACCACGTCAAGTGGGTGCCCAGCGCCGGCGCGGCGGCAGCGCTGCAGGAGCTGGTCGCGGGCGGTGTGGACATCTGCACCTGCAGCCCCGCGGAGGCTCTGCCCCTCGTGCAGGCAGGCCGGGCCCGGGTCCTGGCGGTGATGGCCGACCGGCGGTGGCCGCCCCTGCCGAACGTACCCACCTTGAAGGAACTCGGCGTGGACTTCGAGATCGGAGGATGGGCAGGGCTCGCGGCCCCCAAAGGGATTCCCGACTCCGTGGCTGCGGCGCTGGACGCCGCAGTAGGCCGGGCGGTGCGCTCGCCGGAGTTCGCCGAGTTCATCCGGACCAGCGGGTTCTGGTTCGACTACAAGAACTCCCAGGAGTTCTCGAGGTTTTTGGCCAAGGAACACGTGAAGAACGGCAAGCTCCTGAGGGAGGGTGGGTTCGTCACCCGCTAG
- a CDS encoding TRAP transporter large permease: protein MSAGIFFVVWLLLVALGLPLFVTLGLASTLYLWAQGDVLLAVPQRVTAAANSFTLLAAPFFMLAGMLMNTSGVTDRIYKFAECLVGWLRGGLAHVNVVGSVIFAGMSGSAVADAVGLGAIEIKAMTDEGYERDFAAAVTAASATIGPIIPPSVPMLVYAVTADASIGRLFLGGVVPGLLMAGALMVQLAWVSRRRGYPRHPLLTVRTVAARTWAALPSLATPAILLGGMLSGAFTPTEAGAVAAAYALLLGLVIHRELRVRDLPRLFLDTVEANGVILILVMTSSLFAFVLARAQVPQHLAAWLVSLSPSPLAFLLAVNLFLLLVGCFLEALAAIIILTPVLLPAAKLLGIDPVHFGVVMVLNLMVGTLTPPVGIVLFVVSRVAELPFEAVVRSTAPFLVPLVVVLLLITVWPDLVLFLPRLVLGPS, encoded by the coding sequence GTGAGCGCGGGGATCTTCTTCGTCGTCTGGCTTCTGCTGGTCGCCCTCGGACTCCCGCTGTTCGTCACCCTGGGGCTTGCCTCAACTCTTTACCTGTGGGCCCAGGGGGATGTGCTCCTGGCGGTTCCCCAGCGGGTCACGGCTGCGGCCAACTCCTTCACCCTCCTCGCGGCCCCCTTCTTCATGCTGGCGGGCATGCTGATGAACACCTCCGGGGTGACCGACCGGATCTACAAGTTCGCGGAGTGCCTGGTGGGCTGGCTCAGGGGCGGACTCGCGCACGTGAACGTGGTCGGCAGCGTGATCTTCGCGGGGATGTCCGGGTCTGCGGTGGCAGACGCGGTCGGGCTCGGCGCCATCGAGATCAAGGCGATGACGGACGAAGGGTACGAGCGGGACTTTGCAGCCGCGGTCACTGCGGCCAGCGCCACCATCGGCCCCATCATCCCGCCGAGCGTGCCCATGCTGGTGTACGCGGTCACCGCGGACGCGTCCATCGGCCGGCTGTTTCTGGGCGGCGTGGTGCCGGGGTTGCTGATGGCGGGAGCCCTCATGGTGCAGCTTGCGTGGGTCAGCCGGCGCCGCGGCTACCCGCGCCACCCCCTGTTGACGGTGCGTACCGTGGCGGCCCGCACGTGGGCAGCGCTTCCCTCCCTCGCAACGCCCGCCATCCTGCTCGGCGGCATGCTGAGCGGCGCGTTCACCCCTACGGAAGCCGGTGCTGTGGCCGCCGCATACGCGTTGCTCCTAGGCCTGGTGATCCACCGGGAGCTGAGGGTGCGGGATCTTCCCCGGCTGTTCCTGGACACGGTGGAGGCCAACGGGGTCATCCTGATCCTCGTGATGACCTCCTCCCTGTTCGCCTTCGTACTGGCCCGGGCCCAGGTCCCGCAGCACCTGGCCGCCTGGCTGGTCAGCCTATCCCCGAGCCCCCTCGCGTTCCTGCTGGCGGTCAACCTCTTCCTGTTGCTGGTGGGCTGCTTCCTTGAGGCTCTTGCGGCCATCATCATCCTGACCCCGGTCCTGCTCCCGGCCGCGAAGTTGCTAGGGATCGACCCGGTGCACTTCGGGGTGGTGATGGTCCTGAACCTCATGGTCGGGACGCTCACCCCACCGGTTGGGATCGTGCTGTTCGTGGTCTCCCGGGTAGCGGAGCTGCCCTTCGAAGCGGTGGTGCGCTCGACCGCACCGTTCCTGGTCCCGCTGGTCGTCGTTCTCCTTCTGATCACCGTATGGCCTGACCTGGTGCTCTTCTTGCCCCGGCTCGTGCTGGGACCATCGTGA
- a CDS encoding TRAP transporter small permease, with the protein MPAAEVVHRAASWLGAVLLFAIFVVILAQVLFRYGLGRPLVWTEEAARYLYIWTCYLGAASAFRRGTHVRIGALADRLPLPARAWVYRLGLLGTAAFSGVLVVQGTKLAWLSHSTLAITFPLPWSVIYAAAVLSSALVFLYAWDALRRHGTEARDR; encoded by the coding sequence GTGCCGGCGGCGGAGGTCGTCCACCGCGCCGCCTCGTGGCTCGGGGCCGTGTTGCTGTTCGCCATCTTTGTGGTGATCCTCGCGCAGGTGCTGTTCCGTTACGGCCTCGGCCGGCCGCTCGTGTGGACGGAGGAGGCGGCCCGCTACCTGTACATCTGGACCTGCTACCTGGGGGCCGCCTCGGCCTTCCGGCGTGGCACACACGTCCGGATCGGGGCCCTGGCGGATCGCTTGCCGCTTCCCGCCCGCGCGTGGGTGTACCGGCTCGGGTTGCTGGGCACGGCGGCCTTCTCAGGTGTGCTGGTGGTGCAGGGCACCAAGCTCGCCTGGCTGTCCCACAGCACCTTGGCCATTACCTTTCCCTTACCGTGGTCGGTCATCTACGCGGCCGCGGTGCTCTCAAGCGCCCTCGTTTTTCTGTACGCGTGGGACGCGTTGCGCAGGCATGGTACGGAGGCCAGGGACCGGTGA